The window GGAAGCTTCTGCGATGGATTGCTCCCCCGTCGCATATGCGGAGAATAGACTCCCCGGATGTCCTCTACTTGCTTTGCGAGTCCTCGCCTGATCTACCGGCCGCGCAGTTCGGTAACTTGTCCCTGTCATCCGAATGTCTCAACTCTCAAGCAACTGCTTGAACGCCGCGTGACGCAAACAAAAAGCAGACCAATTTCCAGGTTCcgttttgacttttttttccaaaaagaagGAAATGGTTCCGTTCTGGCTACTTGAACCAGCGAAATTCGTGAACTTTTTCACTGGTTGAATTGCATGGTGTGGCttggtgcatgcatgcatgtcttaCGAAGCAAGCAGGTACTGTATGGATGAGCTAGTAGGCAATAGCCAGGAACGAGCGAACTGCGGGCGTGGAGGCTGGATTAGGAGAGGCCCAACAAGGTCCACACAAAAGGTTGAACACGATGTTGCCACTTGGTTGGGCTTGGGCATCACCTCGTGTTCAAAATGACATAGAGTCATAGACGGTTTAGATACTTTTGCGTCATGTTTTTAAACTTTGGCTACCACATCATACTACGTATCAGTAGTCATTGGCTAGTATTCAGGTCCTTAGATATATTAAAGTGACATGATGCATAAACTTGGCTTGAAAGCTTATGTCCCTATTAGATATGCAAAAGTGACTATGCGTAGGTTTTTCTCGAAACTTATCCCTTTAGGTTAGATATAAGAAAGTGACATACTGCTAGCTTTATCTCAAAACTTACTTTTGTGTATTCGCAGAATTTGTACATAAAAGACCGCGCGTGTTTGTCCCAAGACGTCTCTTACATGAGAATGAAGCTCTAGAATGTCTGCATGGGTCCAAGTTTTGACCAGGGTTACAAAGAGGTACAACCCTGTACCTGATGGCAATATGGCAACGATTCAATTTCTGCGTTGACAAATTGCTAGTCTGAAGATTTCAGTAAAATTGAGTAGCCTGTGGGCAGAAGTTTTCAAAGTTTTTCTTGTCTCATCCCTCGGAAAGAACATTTCAATCCATGCTGTCCTGGAGACATATAAAAATGTTCAGGTCAAACTGTCACTCGCTATTCCTGGAGAAAAAACAAAGTTGCTTAGGTCAAATTTTCATTCACAGATTCACTCAGCTAATAAGTATGCGGGAAACAGAACACTGCACAGATGGTTCGTCTCTGAATTAATCCTGCCATATATTCCGTTCGATCTCACTCGCACCCGGTACGTGGGTCTATTCAAGACGTGCCGCCGTGACCTCCAGGCTTCAACCACTTGGTGAATCATGGATTGAATTGAAGGAAATTTCGTCACAGATGGAGCTGAGTTTCAACATAGAATGCTGTCTGTTTGGAAGACGAAGCAGTAAAATACAAAGCCCTGGAACAACTCAAAACGAACATGATGAGCTCCTCAAGAGATGCACATGCACTGTTCTAATAAAACGTGCTAAACACGCATAGGAGAAAGTTCTTTTTCCAACGAATCGGAAGCTGCGTTCTTCTTATCCTACTCAAGGTGTTTTCTGTAGGCCAGGGGGTTCATCCAGTCCTGGAAGATACGCGAGAATGCATATGAGGATGTCCTAATGCTAATCCGTCACAATCAGCGCTAAGGCCGGGAGATGTCAGATTTTGGCTTTGtgcataagtttttttttttgatcttGTGCATATGGTTTTGACACATCGTGACTTAGTTGTATAATGCATCGCTGAAACAAAAGGATGGCAAGACCCTCCGATGCATGGGGTCATAGCATTCTGTTCCTTCTGCTTCACACACGAATTGTAGTAGCATATTtagaaatctatatttatttatataaaaaagattAAACACGAATGATCATTCCCAAGATCAGGTTTAGGCTGGCTTGTATTTTGCATTGAAGTCGATTGGGTGGGTAGGAGAGCTTACTCTCGTTCGTGAGATAAATCCGTGTCCAACCAAAATCCGTCTGGACAACACAGAAAATCTGATGACCCCAAGTTGGCACAGCAAAAAACTTACCAGGCCTGGCCCATCTACTGGCAACATCGTCGGCCCATCACAGCACCACGGTCTTGATTTGCTCTACTCAGCACCGTCCTGCCGAACCCACTACGGATCCAAGGGAAACGCGATGCTGTGGCTTCCCTCTCAGGAGTCAGGAGCGCACCGTTTAGTACCACCTCGACGCCGCAATCCGACGCGGGCGGGCGAGCTGCCTACATAAGAAAGCCCGTGGCCACCGTTGCTCCATACTTACCTGGACGGGGTCGATGGGCGATCATGAAGGCCCATGGCCTAGATCAGTGGCTCACATTGCACTTGGTGGGTGCGCTGGTCTACCATCTCCCCAAGTGGGAGAGTGGACGTCATAATTTGTGCGAGAGGGGGTACGCGTTCGCGCGGCCCCTGCCAATTGTAAGAAATTAAATTTTGGTCCTTCGGCAGCATTATTATCATCTAGTAGGTCGTTCTGTAGAAATCGTGGATTTGAATCGTTCCTGGGCCTGAAGCTTTCGCGGCCCAATAATTTTTACTTTTCGGCCTCCGTAGGTTGTTTTTCTGTTACCGGCGAGGTCTTGCGGCGCGTCGCTCTTCCACTGAGCCATCTCCTATCCGATTACATTCGCCGGGTCATCTCGAGGCCGTCACGCCGGTGTTGCTGCGATGCTCCTCCTCCCGAGGAATCCAGTCCTCACCGCCCCGGCGCTGccatcctccccctccccctcgctcTCTCCATCCCgcctccgcccctcccctgcaCCGACTCGCGCACCTGTGCTTCCACCACGGCATCAGCAGACGCCACATCTGCTTCCCCCGCCGCATCAGCTGGCGCTTTCTCGGTGGAGGACTACCTCGTGAGCAGGTGCAATCTCTACCCCAACGTTGCCGCCCGCGTGGCGCCGGAGCTCTCGGCCATCAGGTCGCCCTCCAAGCCCGACGCCGTGCTGGCCTTCCTCGCCTCCGCGCTGGAGTTCTCCACTCCGCTCATCGCCTGCAGCGTGCTGAGGACGCTCGCGCCGCGCGCGGACGAGCTCCGCGCGCTCGGGTTCACCACGTTCCAGATGGGTCTCCTCGTCGCGCGCTGCGGCGCGGCCGTGTTCCGCTCACGCGAGCTCATCTCGACGGTCCAGTTCTGGCTCCCGTATCTCCGTGGCCGCGTCGACAAGCTCGTCGCCGCGCTCAAGGGCAACCCGGGCCTTCTCAGCGCGGACCTCCGGACGGTCAGGTCCACCATCGCGCTGCTCCTGGAGGAGGGCACCCTCTCCGACGATGACGTCGGCTGGTTTGCCATATCCTACTGCTCCAAGCTGCTCATCGCGAGCCCGGAAGAGGTCGACGACGTCCTGGCACGCGCCGACGAGTTCGGCGTGCCGCGCAAGACGCGGGCGTTCAAGGACGCCATCATCGCGGCGTTCAGCGCGAAGCCGGAGCGGCTCGCCTGGAAAGCCGCATTCTTCAGGGACGAGCTCGGGTGGACGGAGGCGCAGgtgaagacggcggcggcgaagatgCCGACGCTGCTGACGGTCTCCGCGGAGCGGCTGCGGAGGAACTGGGAGTTCCTGACCACGGAGGTTGGCATGGACGCGGAGCGTGTCGCCAACTTCCCGGCGCTGCTCAGGTACGACCTGGAAGGGCGGCTTGTGCCGCGGTTCCAGGTGatgagggtcctgcaggcgcGGCGGCTGTGGCGCGGCAGGGATTTCAACAACATCGCCGCCATCACGGAGGAGGATTTCGTGGCCAAGTTCATCAGGCCGTTCCTGGTCAAAGTCCCAAACTTGGCCAAAGTTTACGAGGCCGCCATTGTCAAGAAGGAAGCACAGTAGCTGGCCAAAGTTTACAAGATGCTCGACAATTGAAGAGCTCCTAGTTCCTGTAGATTTTCGCAAGATTGTGCGGCGAGTGCATGTAGAGTACAATTCGTATGAAACATTTCAAATGCAGGCTTTTATGTAAAGAGTAGATAGTAGCATGAAACTGCTGATCCGTGTAAACTGACGAGCAACTCTTGGACAATGGCAGTGCtattggaatttttttttgagggggtaTTGCTATTGGAATTGGTGTAGTACAGTTGTTATTTTGCGGAGCCTTCCCTCTTGAGCAAATGCAGTTGAATAGGGAGCTAAATAAGAAAAGCAGTTTGAAATGATATAGCGTTCGCTTTGCACCCTGTAACgtgagaaaaataaataaaatcagTGACATAAAAGCATTTCAATCTTGAACGCTCTGTTGTCTCTTGTGCGATGCAAGAAGTAGtagttgaaaaaaaagagagtgaaATCCTTGCAACCATATCCAATCTCTGAGCCAAACTCCAACAGCAGATAAAGGAGGTGTCAGCCATATCGGCATATCCTAACTTGTTCGGTTACTACTGCAATCTGGGACCAAGAAAATTAGGCCCGGAATTAGTAGTGGGTCATCTCAGCCGAGGAGCCAAATCTGAACAACCCAGCAAATTTCGCTATGCATCTGCAACCAAATTCTGATCGAGCTTGTCAGTTCCACCAAATTCGGAACGCATTTGGCCTATGTTTGCGAGAGGACGGCCAGGCGCACCGGGCACCCCGCCCGGCACAGCCTGCAGCTTGCGGCTGCGGCCCGCGCCACCGTCCACCGAGCTGCGGATTACACAACCCAAGTCAAAAAGCCACCACCTGCTCGCTGGACGGGACCCTGCCACGCCTCGTCCCCGTCCCCGGCCAtgcctctcctcttcctccccggcgccgccgccctcgccgccgtgtcCCTGCTTCCGCCTCGCTGCCGCCTCTGCCTCACCCTcacccgcgcggccgccacGAGCACAACCGCCACCCCGACCCCAGCTCCCGCGAGCACCTTCGCCGTCGAGGACTACCTCGTCGCCAGCTGCAACCTCACCCCGCCGCAGGCGCTCAAGGCGTCCAAGAGCCTCGCGCACCTCAAGACTGCCTCCAACGCGGACGCCGTGCTCGCCTTCCTCGCGGGCCTCGGGCTCTCCCCAAAGGaggtcgccgccgtcgtggcctCCAACCCGCGCGTCCTCTGCGCGCGCATCGACCGGTCCCTGGCGCCCATCTCCGCGGAGCTCCGCGCGCTGGGGCTCTCCCCGTCCCAGATCGCGCGCCTCGCGCAGATCACCGGCCGGTACTTCCTCTGCCGCAGCTTCGTCTCCAAGGTGCGGTTCTGGCTCCCGATCTTCGGCTCCCCGGAGCGGCTGCTCCAGGCCAGCGACTGGAACTACTGGCTCCTCACCTCCGACCTCGAGAAGGTGGTCGAGCCCAACGTCGCGTACCTCAAACAGTGCGGGCTCAGCGCTGCCGACATCGCCAAGCTGCTCGTTGCCGCGCCACGGCTCGTCACCATGCACCCGGAGTACGTTCAGGACGCCGTGCGACGCGCCACGCAGCTCGGCGTGGCGCCCGGCTCCCAGATGTTCCGCCACGCACTCTCTACCGCGGGATGCATCGGCCAGGAGAAGGTCGATGCCAAGGTCGCCGTCCTGAAAGAAACGCTCGGCTGGTCGCAGGAGGAGGTGAACCTGGCCGTCAGCAAGGCACCGCGGATCCTGGTCGCGTCCGAGGAGAGGCTGCGCCGGAACGCTGAGTTCCTGCTCAACGAGGTCGGGCTGCCGCCGCAGTACATCGCGCGCCGGTCGGTGCTCCTCATGTACAGCCTCGAGAGGCGGGTAGTGCCCCGGCACCTTGTGCTGAAGGCTCTCAAGGAGAAGGGGCTGGTTGAACAAGATCGGTGCTTCTTCAACGTGGTCGCGCCGACCGAAGATAAGTTCTTGGAGAAATTCGTTGCTCCCTACGAGGAATCCATCCCCGGCCTTGCAGATGCTTATGAGTCTGCCTGTGCGGGGAAGGTGCCAGAGGCATTTCAACATTGACTGCAATGGAAGGAGAATTTGGAGGTGTGTGTTCCGCCCCCAACCTCATTCCACTGATCCTGTTTCAAAAGAAAACTCATTGTACTGATGAACTATAGGAGATGGAGTAGCTTCATGGTCATTTAGATGAGGTCTGTTACAGCCCTACAGGCGACAACATAAACTGATGCTAATAACCAAAAAAAGTTTCATTTCTAAATTCTAACCGAGTGATGGTGTTCATATAAAAGTACAAGCCGTGTTTTCCTTTTGCTATCAAATTTTAGTTAACATAAGATGGGCACCATCACCCTATAGAATGTGTCATATAGTTGTGTCCTTACTGAAGTTAACATTGCGCTTCATCTTGTATTGCGCCGCCTGTTTATGTGGCAAATATGTTCTGATATATACATTCTAGCACAAGGGATTGTAGAAGAAAGCCTTCGGAGTGCTTTAAAAGCTACGCTGATTAAAAAAATGTAACCATGCTGCTTAATGTAGATCACTCTTCAGTAACCAGTACTGTTACCTTCATTCTTAATGGCAGGAATATCTTTGGTCACAGTGCTTGGTTCAACTTGGAAATACAAATTAACTATGAAGGAAGGTCTGCATTTGTTTCATTGTCATTGGGCTACGGGAGTACAAAATTAGTGTTTTCCTTGAAGAAGTGAACCATCTCAGCCAAGCTATATATGCACAATGCTGAGGTGTTACCTAGGCATCCGTTGACAAAAATTTCATCagaacacaagcaatacaacgaCGTTTGGATTTTGGATGGAAGGAATGCTCCTCTTGTAGAATTCTTCGTGGCTGGAGAGGCGACTTCAGTTGGACAGGCTAATAGACTTTGATTCTGTTGTATGTAATATGTAACCCCAGGCTTgatttgagaaaaattcctTTTTGAGAGTTTTCTCATGGAGATGATTCTGTAAAGAGAGGTAGAAGCTGTGCAGGGTAGCTGCCGGAGGGATTTGAACATTGACTAGAACCACAGGGAGAGTTTGGACTTTGGAGGTGTGTTTGTGTGTCTCCAGTCTCCACCAATTGGCAACCTCGTCGTTCTACTTGTGGAGTTGTCTCAACCAATTGTTTTTCGGCCCAGTCACTGGACCAAATCCCTCCTACTTGGGCCAAGCAAATCTCCGGTTGAGTTTTGACTCGGGTCGGGTCGAAGTCGgacgcggtttttttatttttatatttttaatttccgttttttacaaaaatatattttcgatttggaaaattacagaaatatacccggccgccccgcagccgagcggccgggacctggccgcccggcagccgggcggcaggggcttatctACAAAAGAAAGACcaaaaaaattgcagacaggtcccCGGGGACCCGCCGCccgacagcggggcggccggccaccCAGggcgcccggctgcggggcggccggcccccctatataaggtgttgACTGCTCCTCACCCCCTCATTTGCcttactaaaaatccagaaaaaagaaaagggagggagaggaggggtgagggagaggcaaagcggcgaagccctgtcgaattttcaagccggcgactttaggtaactaaaattttctacattttataaatatattatgttgtaattattttgttgaaacagtagattagcaatctatttaattattattaggactgaTTAATGGTATATTTAGGTGTAGTTGcttgtagtgattagcgttgatatagtacatttagtgttagatttagcTTTTCAGgtccatttacactccacactccgggtatcctGAAAatgtccgaaaatattaaaggcaagttcgaAAATTCACTATattgcttgtgcgtgcgtggcacctcggcgtcgtgacgtgttatctcggcgccacATATTACAGCGCCGACCCTCagggtctatttctgcaaaaagttacaaaaatGGATCAAATGTGAAATTATTTCACGAAAATGGctaaattgaaaaaaaaggccggccgccccgctgccgggagGCGGGTCCCCAGGGACGTGTCTACAATTTTTTTCGTCTTTCTTTTGCAAATAAGCTCCTGCTGCCGGgtggccaggtcccggccgcccagcagcggggcggccgggtatatttctataattttacaaattgaaaatatatttttgtaaaaaacggaaattaaaaatataaaaataaaaaaccgcgAAGTCGGACTTCGTCGTGGCCGCACCAAAATCCCCAGCCCTCCCCactccccgccggccgccgccaccatgctcCGCCTCCAAAAACATGTCCTTCCCCCCCACCGCTCCACCTCCCCCATACACCTCTCCCTCCAGCGCGCCCTCCTGTCCATCGCCGcagccgcggcctcctcctccccgagcCACTTCGCCGCGGAGAACTACCTCGTCACCTCCTGCGGCCTCACCCGGGAGGAAGCCGCAAAGGCCGCCAAATGCTTCTCCCACCGGAAATCCCCCGCCAACGCCGACGCCGTGGTCGCCTTCCTCACCGGCCCGGCGCTCGGCCTCTCCAAGGCTGACATCGCGCTCCTTGTGACCAAAGACCCGCGCATCCTCAACAGCAGCGTCGACAACAACCTGCGGGCCCGCTTGGACGGCTTCCGCAGTCACGGCTTCTCCACCGCGCAGATCCGCAGCTTCGTCCGCGTCTCCCCCTACGCCTTCCGCGCCTTCAACGTCGACGAGAAGCTCGGCTTCTGGATGTCTTTCCTTGGCTCGCCCGACAGGCTCCTCCGCATCATCAAGCGTAACAACCGCCTCGTCTTCTCCGACCTCGACAAGGTGGTCAAGACTAACATCCGGCTCCTTCAGGAGCGCGGGTTTTCTGTTCAGGACATCAACAATATGTGCGTGACCAACCCGAGGCTGCTCACCTGCAAGCCGGACGTCACCAGGGCCGTCCTCGTGCGCGCCGACGAGCTCAGCGTGCCGCCCAACTTGCCTATGTTCAGGTAGGCGGTGAGCACCGCAGCGGGCCTCGGCCCCGAGACGATGGCCTCAAAGCTCAAGATGATACGCAAGACGCTCGGGTGCTCCGATGCTGAGGTTGAAACAATGGTGCAAAAGAACCCGATGGTGCTGATGACCCCCAGCGAGAAGCTTCAGCGTGTGTACGAGTTCTTGACCAAGGTGGTTGGAGTTGATGCCAAGTACATCCAGGGCAGGCCCACCATTCTGATGTACAGCCTGGAGCGCCGCCTGGCACCCCGGAATTACGTGATGAAGGTGCTCCAGGAGAAAGGATTGATCCGGAAAGATTTGAGCTTCTACTCGATTGTTACAGTTGGTGAGAAGACGTTCTGCTCCAGGTATATAGATCCTTATAAGGATGTTCTTCCTGGCCTTGGCAATGCATATGCATCGGCTTGCAAAGGGAGAATACCCACCTGATGCTTGCTATGAAGGATTATGTTCGTTTGTTCCAATCCTTTGAATCTTCGCTGACAAACTGTCTATCCTGGCAGCAATTGTGGTTAATTCTTGGCACATCCAGATACCCTGATGTGCACTCTGCAACTCTGTACTTGGCCAGTAGCATTCAGATACCCTGGGTAGAGACCTTTTTTTGTTTGCTTTTGGCTTCTGTTTGTGTTTGGCTGAACCCGAACCTTACGTTGTAATTTTGTTGCTTTCTAAGCAACGAAATTTGGGTGTGACCCTTTGTGGAAAAAAACCAAGACCTCGAGGGTGCGGTCAAGGCCAACATAACGTTCCTGCAGCAGTGCGGCCTATCTGTTTCTGACATTGCCAGGCTCATGTTGCGCGCCCCAAGGATGTTCCTATTGGAAACAGAGCGAGTCAAGGAAATTGTGTTGTGTGCCGACAAGCTTGGCGTGACCGGCTTGCCACAGATCAGGGATGCTCAGGCAAGCCCTGGAGCCCATCTACAACATTAGCCCTTGGAGGATCAGTGCAAAGTTGGATTTCTTGAAGAAAACTCTTGGATGCTCTGAGTCCGAGGTGCGCACTGCAGTTGGCAAGTTGCCATCCATTCTGGCTTTATCAGAGGACAACCTTGGTGACACTGGAATTCCTTAGGATGGTGGTTGGTCTGGACACTGAATATATTGTGCGCAGGCCAACATTGTTAGGTTTTAGCATGAAGTTCTGGTACCCCAGAATTATATCCTAAAAGTTCTGAAGACAAAGGGGTTTGTTAATAAAAATATTGACGTCTATGGTGTGGTTAAGATGTCCGAGAAGAGATTCACAATGAGTTTTATAGAATGTTACTCGGTGACTATTTCAAGGCTGGAAGGTGCTTATGCTGTGCTTGTGCAGGGCAAGTTCCTCCCGAAATCCAGTAGTGAGAGCTTGGAATGGAGATGTTGAGTGCCCATTCTGCCTCCAGAAATTTAAACTATTCTTGCTCCAGTTCGGAATTTGTGTGAACTGATTACTCATGTTGTGATTAAGCATGTACTTTGTTTGGAAGATCTTCATTTGTTCTTGGTTGCAGTTTTCTTGCTTCATGCAGCTTACTGGCTTGTGTCCAGCCTACCTGTATAAAGATAAAGGATGTTTTTCTCCTAGTCTAGCTATAGTGCAGCTAACTTATTTGATAGCAAATGAATCTTTTAGATTTGACTGATGTGTTGCTGTTATGTATTATGGATTCCTTATTATATATTCTCAACTTCGGCAACAGTAATGGTATCATTTTTTTGTCTGAGCCTAAGGTTTCACTATAACTCGAATTATAAGTGCCATTCTGTTGATGCTTTTTTTAACAATATTAGTTGCACCCCCAGGAGTTACAGAAGGGGATTGTTTTGCCACTTGTACAGCATGATGCAATATGAATTGCATGGTATGCATATTTGTTTCAAAATGTAATTCTTTTATGTAGAAGCTTCTCCACTTCTGTTTGAACAACTGTATGAATCTATATGGAGTACTTTTTTCATGACATATGGTTTGTTTAGCTTCAGCAGAAAATGAGAACTTGGCACAACTCATGTTCTCTTGGAGAATCTTATGCTTGCACTGATAGTCTTCGGATCATTAGGCGCCTGACACCAAAATGTTTAAGCCAAAGGAAGAAATACAGTCTTTTCCCAGGGCGCCAGTGGTTGATATATTAATCTTGTATTCTTGTTACATGAATTTCCAGTAAAATCTGGTTTCAGCCTTTCAGGTCATGTGTTTTGACCTGATCGGTTGTCTACCGTTCCTCTCTTTGCTTGGTGAACCTTAGTACCTTACTAACCTGAACCTCATAGCTGATggatctaattacaaaattcatTAATATATTATCAAATATAGGTTTTACTACTGTTATGGTTTAATTACTACCTATTATAAACTTATATTGTTTTACAATAATTCTTCATTTTAGGACTTTGTTACCTTTTTGCTGCTTTAGTTGACGCCATACTTCCCATTCCAAGGATCTAGAATTCTAGAGAAGAATGCCTTTTCATAAACTTCAAGTGCATTTGCTTTTCAATCGCAACATGGCATATATTAACTCGAGTGTGCTAGCATTTCAGGGCTGTAGTTAGGCATGGTATGTCGACTGAGTATTCCATTGAATTTTTTCAATATGTACTGGCACACTTGTGTTATATACttgctactttttttttctttctgagcAGTTGCTTGAATTTTCATGTATGGtctctgtcttggagaatgcTATGCTCATGCTAAGGGTTCATGATGAACTTCAACTGCTTATTATTCAGATCTGATAAGGGTTGGGtgcaattgaaaaaaaaaactcagatGTTTATCGGTTGCTTCACAAGTAGGATAGTCACTTAGTCAGAAAGCAAGGTAACCATGGTTATTAACTTACCTGCAGTCCTGAATGTTTTCACACTTGATGGACAGATGCTTGCTTCTGCAAGATTGAAGAGTCAAATAGTGCAGGTCCGTGCTGCAGCTGTGGCAAACtatgctagtttttttttcctggatAATGCAAAATGTGCAAGTTTGAAAGGTTTGCAGCTGATGCTCCTGCTCTGAGGCGCTGActctgttgtatatatgcagGAACAGGAAGTTCAAATATCTGCTGCATATAGGTATAACCTTTCATATCTATGTTCTTTTGTAGCAGGGCTAGCAGCAGTTGCAAACTAGTTCGGTTCAAAAGGACAACTTTTCTTTTACGTGGCTACTAACTATGATTAACATCCCTTGTTTTGGTTTAGAGTTGGCATACATGTTGTTCTGGATTTGTTTACCGTGCTTCTCAAGCTTCACCGTGTGCATACTGAAGAGGGGAGAAAGCCGGGCGTTTCTGAATTTTGGTACGGCATACTACGGTACCTACCCTGCCGCTTCCGCCGAAACAGTCCGGCCCAAACGAGCTGGCAAATATCGGGGCCGGGCACACgcgagcggcgccgccgtggaaatGCTCACCCTCAAACAGCGCCTCCTCTCCGCCCTCCGCGCGGCCGCCCCACTCCCAGccgcctccctccgccgcctctccctatccaccgccgccgccgccacaccgcCCGCCGGATTCCTCGCCGAGGACTACCTCGTCTCCAGCTGCGGCCTCACGCCAGCGCAAGCCCGGGATGTCTCGAAATACCTCCCCCACCTCAAGTCCCCCGTCAAGCCAGACGCCGTGCGCGCCTTCCTTGCCGGCATCGGCCTCGCCGAAGCTGACGTCGCCACGGCGGTCGTCAGCTGCCCGGGGCTCCTCTGCTCCAAGGTGGACGGAACACTGACCCCCCGCATCGCCCAGCTCAGCGAAATCGGCCTCTCCCCTCCCCCCAGATCTCCCGTCTGATCACCGTCAAGGCGTCAACCCTGAAGTCTTATTTAGCCCTGTCAAGATCTCCCGGCTCTCGTTCCACCTCTCGTTTTTGGGATCCTACGACAGGGTGCACTCCGCCCTAATCAGGACCCGCTACC is drawn from Panicum virgatum strain AP13 chromosome 1N, P.virgatum_v5, whole genome shotgun sequence and contains these coding sequences:
- the LOC120657260 gene encoding uncharacterized protein LOC120657260, which gives rise to MLRLQKHVLPPHRSTSPIHLSLQRALLSIAAAAASSSPSHFAAENYLVTSCGLTREEAAKAAKCFSHRKSPANADAVVAFLTGPALGLSKADIALLVTKDPRILNSSVDNNLRARLDGFRSHGFSTAQIRSFVRVSPYAFRAFNVDEKLGFWMSFLGSPDRLLRIIKRNNRLVFSDLDKVVKTNIRLLQERGFSVQDINNMCVTNPRLLTCKPDVTRAVLVRADELSVPPNLPMFR
- the LOC120657259 gene encoding transcription termination factor MTEF1, chloroplastic-like; translated protein: MPLLFLPGAAALAAVSLLPPRCRLCLTLTRAAATSTTATPTPAPASTFAVEDYLVASCNLTPPQALKASKSLAHLKTASNADAVLAFLAGLGLSPKEVAAVVASNPRVLCARIDRSLAPISAELRALGLSPSQIARLAQITGRYFLCRSFVSKVRFWLPIFGSPERLLQASDWNYWLLTSDLEKVVEPNVAYLKQCGLSAADIAKLLVAAPRLVTMHPEYVQDAVRRATQLGVAPGSQMFRHALSTAGCIGQEKVDAKVAVLKETLGWSQEEVNLAVSKAPRILVASEERLRRNAEFLLNEVGLPPQYIARRSVLLMYSLERRVVPRHLVLKALKEKGLVEQDRCFFNVVAPTEDKFLEKFVAPYEESIPGLADAYESACAGKVPEAFQH
- the LOC120657261 gene encoding uncharacterized protein LOC120657261; protein product: MLLLPRNPVLTAPALPSSPSPSLSPSRLRPSPAPTHATSASPAASAGAFSVEDYLVSRCNLYPNVAARVAPELSAIRSPSKPDAVLAFLASALEFSTPLIACSVLRTLAPRADELRALGFTTFQMGLLVARCGAAVFRSRELISTVQFWLPYLRGRVDKLVAALKGNPGLLSADLRTVRSTIALLLEEGTLSDDDVGWFAISYCSKLLIASPEEVDDVLARADEFGVPRKTRAFKDAIIAAFSAKPERLAWKAAFFRDELGWTEAQVKTAAAKMPTLLTVSAERLRRNWEFLTTEVGMDAERVANFPALLRYDLEGRLVPRFQVMRVLQARRLWRGRDFNNIAAITEEDFVAKFIRPFLVKVPNLAKVYEAAIVKKEAQ